The following coding sequences are from one Leptolyngbya sp. NIES-3755 window:
- a CDS encoding radical SAM domain-containing protein (similar to AA sequence:cyanobase_aa:LBDG_48440) — MGVPLQQVIGVGSYLVKQRLMGRKRFPLVLMLEPLFRCNLACSGCGKIQHPVEILKKNLTPEECFKAAEECGAPVVSIPGGEPLLHPQIGEIVQGLVDRKKFIYLCTNGILLEKSLDKFKPSPYFTFMVHLDGMRDWHDQCVDRKGVFDTAVKAIKAAKARGFQVNTNTTIFDGADPKEMHEFFDFLSELGVDGMQISPGYSYEWAPDQDHFLKREQTKALFRQILAPLKMGRKWNFSHNPLFLDFLTGEKDYECTPWGSPSYSVLGWQKPCYLLNEGHYKTFQELLDKTDWNQYGRKSGNPQCADCMVHCGYEPTAAVDAMQPQNIGRAMTSVLGK; from the coding sequence ATGGGAGTTCCCTTACAGCAAGTAATCGGGGTTGGTTCTTATCTCGTAAAACAGCGTCTCATGGGGCGAAAGCGATTTCCTCTCGTTCTAATGCTAGAACCGCTTTTTCGATGCAATTTGGCATGTTCTGGCTGTGGCAAAATTCAGCATCCAGTCGAAATTCTGAAGAAAAATCTGACTCCTGAAGAGTGCTTCAAGGCGGCTGAAGAATGTGGTGCGCCTGTCGTGTCAATTCCGGGTGGTGAACCGTTATTGCATCCACAGATTGGTGAGATTGTTCAGGGATTGGTCGATCGTAAAAAATTCATCTATCTCTGCACGAATGGAATCTTGCTCGAAAAGAGCCTGGATAAGTTCAAACCTTCGCCGTATTTTACCTTTATGGTGCATTTGGATGGAATGCGCGACTGGCATGATCAATGTGTCGATCGTAAAGGCGTGTTCGATACGGCTGTCAAAGCAATCAAAGCGGCAAAAGCAAGAGGCTTCCAAGTCAACACCAACACGACGATTTTCGACGGTGCTGATCCCAAGGAAATGCACGAGTTCTTCGATTTTTTGAGTGAGCTAGGTGTGGATGGAATGCAAATTTCGCCAGGTTACTCCTACGAATGGGCACCGGATCAGGATCATTTCCTCAAACGAGAGCAAACCAAGGCATTGTTCCGCCAAATTCTTGCACCTCTGAAAATGGGTAGAAAGTGGAACTTTAGCCATAATCCATTGTTCCTCGATTTCCTCACGGGTGAAAAGGACTATGAATGCACTCCTTGGGGAAGTCCGAGCTACAGTGTTCTCGGTTGGCAAAAACCTTGCTATCTCTTGAATGAAGGACATTACAAGACCTTCCAAGAGCTATTGGATAAGACCGACTGGAATCAATACGGGCGCAAGAGTGGTAATCCTCAATGTGCAGATTGTATGGTGCATTGTGGGTATGAACCGACTGCGGCAGTGGACGCAATGCAGCCTCAGAACATTGGTCGGGCGATGACCTCGGTGCTAGGGAAGTAA
- a CDS encoding integral membrane sensor signal transduction histidine kinase (similar to AA sequence:cyanobase_aa:Npun_R0401), whose protein sequence is MIASSIETPETMCRPYIESKRITLRNPIVVLGHSRSRPNRPEPMSKLRFYWLQSPPLQPVLIVPFLLQIFIAVGLVGYFSFRNGEKAVNQLAEQLVARVNQQVDDHLDNYLAMPVQLTQMNADAIAHQELDLNDPIATGRYFWRQAKAFPHLSYAGYALTDGRESGAGRWVQGIDLLLYENRNGQAADYVADQTGDQAMLLQRYNYSPLNESWYKDAIAAGKMIRGAIEAAENTNIETTEAGKQLKTQDSALSGGLEYYVSVSTAAPIYDKNRKLLGVISTEQTLTSISEFLRDLNISTSGQVFIIERNGLMVGSSSKQPILYKQNNEVQRYSGLNYRDPLIRAISQTLQPQIKTLQSAQTLQVTFNEQRHYVKVTPWRDALGLDWLVIVSVPESDFMGEINQNFRITLFLCIAAAIAATVIGVLTARWIARPISQLSQVSSAIALGDLQPAQQINIRGIRELQFVSRSFNHMAHQLQASFDQLKQVNTELENRVEARTCELQTAMQDLQRTQTQMVQSEKMSALGQMVAGVAHEINNPVNFIHGNLTHVDRYTQDLLNLVQLYRHYFPTVPAEISSELEAIDLGFLEEDLTKVLQSMRIGTERICEIVLSLRNFSRLDEAEFKAVNLHEGIDSTLMILQHRVKQLEIEIIKQYNSLPEVECYPGQLNQVLMNLISNAIDAVEGQSFKTIQIETQVIQDSVLICITDNGAGIPETVRSRIFDPFFTTKPVGKGTGLGLSISYQIVTQKHYGKLYCESKSGEGTKFYIEIPVHQKLLTETSVRE, encoded by the coding sequence ATGATTGCAAGCTCGATCGAGACTCCTGAGACAATGTGCAGACCCTATATTGAATCAAAGAGAATAACGCTCAGAAACCCGATCGTAGTTTTGGGGCATTCTAGGAGCCGTCCTAATCGCCCCGAACCTATGTCAAAACTACGCTTTTACTGGCTCCAGTCGCCTCCACTCCAGCCCGTTCTAATTGTTCCATTCTTGCTACAAATCTTCATCGCAGTCGGCTTGGTTGGATACTTCTCATTTAGAAACGGGGAAAAAGCAGTCAATCAACTCGCAGAACAATTAGTGGCAAGAGTAAATCAGCAAGTCGATGATCACTTGGACAATTACTTAGCGATGCCTGTGCAATTGACCCAAATGAATGCAGACGCGATCGCACATCAAGAATTAGATCTCAACGATCCGATCGCAACCGGACGCTACTTTTGGAGACAAGCCAAAGCCTTTCCACATCTGAGCTACGCTGGCTACGCCCTCACCGATGGCAGAGAATCTGGGGCGGGGCGCTGGGTTCAAGGGATCGATTTGTTACTGTATGAGAATCGCAACGGACAAGCCGCTGACTATGTTGCCGACCAAACTGGCGATCAAGCCATGTTGCTTCAGCGCTACAACTATAGTCCGCTGAATGAATCCTGGTACAAAGATGCGATCGCAGCAGGCAAAATGATTCGGGGCGCGATCGAAGCCGCTGAAAATACCAACATTGAAACCACAGAAGCAGGCAAGCAGCTTAAAACTCAAGATAGTGCCCTTAGTGGCGGACTAGAGTACTATGTTTCCGTCTCGACAGCGGCTCCAATCTATGACAAAAACCGCAAGCTATTAGGAGTCATCAGCACCGAGCAAACTCTCACCAGTATTAGTGAATTTCTGCGGGACTTAAACATTAGCACCTCTGGGCAAGTCTTCATCATCGAACGCAACGGATTGATGGTCGGTAGTTCTAGCAAGCAACCGATTTTATACAAACAGAACAATGAAGTGCAGCGATACAGCGGACTCAACTATCGCGATCCCCTAATTCGGGCGATCTCGCAAACTTTACAACCCCAGATCAAAACCCTTCAATCTGCCCAAACCTTGCAAGTGACCTTCAATGAGCAGCGCCATTATGTGAAAGTGACACCGTGGCGAGATGCACTTGGCTTAGATTGGCTGGTGATTGTCAGCGTACCTGAATCTGATTTCATGGGAGAAATCAACCAGAACTTTCGGATCACACTTTTCTTGTGTATTGCCGCCGCGATCGCTGCGACTGTGATCGGAGTGTTGACCGCTCGGTGGATTGCTCGACCGATTTCGCAACTGAGTCAAGTCTCAAGCGCGATCGCACTTGGGGATCTTCAACCTGCTCAGCAAATTAACATTCGAGGCATTCGAGAGCTACAGTTTGTCAGTCGCTCGTTCAACCACATGGCGCATCAGCTTCAAGCCTCCTTTGATCAATTGAAACAAGTAAATACAGAACTTGAAAATCGCGTAGAAGCCCGCACCTGTGAATTACAGACTGCGATGCAAGACCTTCAGCGAACACAAACTCAGATGGTTCAGAGCGAAAAAATGTCGGCATTAGGGCAGATGGTTGCAGGAGTCGCCCATGAAATTAACAATCCGGTGAACTTTATCCACGGCAATCTCACTCATGTCGATCGCTATACCCAAGATTTGCTCAATCTAGTGCAGCTTTATCGGCACTATTTCCCGACGGTTCCCGCTGAAATTTCTAGCGAGTTAGAAGCGATCGATCTTGGATTTCTAGAAGAAGATTTGACGAAAGTGCTTCAATCAATGCGAATCGGAACCGAGCGGATTTGTGAGATTGTGCTGTCGTTACGCAATTTTTCCCGACTTGATGAAGCAGAATTCAAAGCGGTGAATCTTCACGAAGGAATTGATAGTACGCTGATGATTTTGCAGCATCGAGTGAAACAGCTAGAAATTGAAATCATTAAGCAATACAATTCCCTGCCAGAAGTCGAATGTTATCCGGGACAACTCAATCAGGTTTTGATGAACTTGATTAGTAATGCGATCGATGCAGTTGAAGGACAATCTTTTAAAACAATTCAGATTGAAACTCAAGTGATCCAGGATTCGGTTTTGATTTGTATTACGGACAATGGAGCAGGAATTCCAGAGACAGTTCGATCGCGGATTTTTGATCCGTTCTTTACGACAAAACCTGTCGGAAAAGGAACGGGATTAGGCTTATCTATTAGCTACCAAATCGTTACGCAAAAACATTACGGAAAGCTCTACTGTGAATCAAAATCTGGAGAAGGCACAAAATTTTACATTGAAATTCCAGTGCATCAGAAATTGTTGACTGAAACTTCTGTAAGGGAATGA
- a CDS encoding two-component hybrid sensor and regulator (similar to AA sequence:cyanobase_aa:all0637), producing the protein MSQITGLILIVDDTPVNLEVISEALSDAGFEVAIATSGDRALQQLERSLPDLILLDVMMPGIDGFETCRRIKANDRTRHIPIIFMTALADTESKIRALDLGAVDYIAKPFHEKEVLARVRTHLQLHNLTRNLATQVAEKTAALQASQLQLIQNEKMSALGNLVAGVAHEINNPIGCIVGNVSVIHNSMTDLFKLIDLYSQKLPNPGEDIEAELEAIDLEYLRQDLPKLIQAMEDSGDRIRSISKSLRTFSRTDHDRKQSFDLHEGIDSTVLILRHRLKANQHRPEIQVITEYGLLPPIDCFPGQLNQVFMNLISNAIDAIEESHTTTDHQIKIQTSVEADRVRIAIADDGIGMSEEVQAKIFEQRFTTKAVGKGTGLGLAIVHQIIIENHNGTIQLQSEPGKGTEFIVQLPID; encoded by the coding sequence ATGTCTCAGATTACAGGTTTAATTTTGATTGTGGATGATACCCCGGTAAATCTGGAGGTCATCTCAGAAGCTTTGAGCGATGCGGGATTTGAAGTCGCGATCGCAACTAGCGGCGATCGTGCGCTGCAACAGTTAGAACGCAGCTTGCCAGATTTAATTCTGCTCGATGTGATGATGCCGGGAATTGATGGGTTTGAGACTTGTCGGCGGATCAAAGCAAACGATCGAACCCGTCACATTCCGATCATTTTCATGACTGCACTGGCAGATACAGAAAGTAAAATTCGCGCTCTAGATCTGGGAGCCGTCGATTACATTGCAAAACCATTTCACGAGAAAGAAGTTCTTGCAAGAGTCAGAACTCATTTACAACTGCACAATCTGACTCGCAATTTAGCCACTCAAGTCGCTGAAAAAACCGCAGCATTACAAGCTTCTCAACTGCAATTAATTCAAAATGAAAAAATGTCTGCATTGGGCAATCTGGTTGCAGGTGTGGCACATGAAATCAACAATCCGATCGGGTGTATTGTGGGCAATGTTTCTGTCATTCACAATTCGATGACGGATTTATTTAAGCTAATTGATCTCTATAGTCAAAAACTCCCGAATCCTGGCGAAGACATCGAAGCTGAACTAGAAGCGATCGACCTTGAGTATCTTCGCCAGGACTTACCGAAGTTGATTCAAGCGATGGAAGATAGTGGCGATCGCATTCGATCCATCAGCAAAAGTCTACGAACCTTTTCCCGCACCGACCACGATCGCAAACAGTCTTTCGATCTGCATGAAGGCATCGATAGTACTGTGTTAATTCTGCGGCATCGACTGAAGGCGAATCAACACCGCCCAGAAATTCAAGTGATCACAGAGTATGGATTGTTGCCACCGATCGACTGTTTTCCAGGGCAACTCAATCAGGTTTTTATGAATTTGATCAGTAACGCGATCGATGCGATCGAGGAATCTCATACAACAACCGATCATCAGATCAAGATTCAGACTTCGGTAGAAGCAGATCGAGTGAGAATCGCGATCGCAGATGACGGAATTGGAATGTCAGAAGAAGTTCAAGCGAAGATTTTTGAGCAGCGATTTACGACGAAAGCTGTTGGGAAAGGAACGGGATTGGGATTAGCGATCGTGCACCAAATCATTATCGAAAATCATAATGGTACGATTCAACTTCAGTCAGAACCGGGCAAAGGAACAGAATTTATTGTGCAATTACCGATCGATTGA
- a CDS encoding sugar epimerase (similar to AA sequence:cyanobase_aa:LBDG_48430), with amino-acid sequence MKAFVTGGTGFVGANLVRLLLEQDWEVRCLVRPNSRLENLQGLAVEIVQGDLTDEQLPELMQGCQILFHVAAHYSLWQRDRDLLYQSNVIGTRNVLAAAKKAGIERSIYTSSVAAIGIDPSGEPTTEDYQSPVEKLIGHYKQSKYWAEQEAIKAIQSGQDVVIVNPSTPIGAYDIKPTPTGDIVLRFLERRMPSYVETGLNFVHVRDVAVGHLLAFQKGKTGERYILGNQNLSLKQLLDELSQITGLSAPARSVPMWLPLSVAWIDEQILTKFGKTPSIPVDGVRMSKQPMYYNPRKAIDELGLPQTPIRIALKDAVNWFQENLSIKTK; translated from the coding sequence ATGAAAGCATTCGTTACAGGCGGTACAGGTTTCGTAGGAGCAAATCTCGTTCGGCTCTTGCTTGAACAAGATTGGGAAGTTCGCTGTTTGGTGCGTCCGAATAGTCGATTGGAGAATTTGCAAGGTTTAGCGGTTGAGATAGTTCAAGGCGATTTGACCGATGAACAGCTACCCGAATTGATGCAGGGCTGTCAAATATTGTTTCACGTTGCAGCACATTATTCACTGTGGCAACGCGATCGAGATCTTCTCTATCAAAGCAATGTGATCGGAACTCGGAATGTTCTCGCGGCTGCAAAAAAGGCTGGAATTGAGCGATCGATTTATACCAGTTCGGTTGCTGCGATCGGGATTGATCCCAGTGGTGAACCGACCACCGAAGACTATCAATCTCCAGTAGAAAAGCTAATTGGACACTACAAACAATCGAAGTACTGGGCAGAACAAGAAGCCATCAAAGCAATTCAATCCGGTCAAGATGTCGTGATAGTCAATCCGAGTACTCCGATCGGTGCGTATGACATCAAACCGACCCCCACGGGCGATATTGTGCTGCGATTTTTAGAGCGTCGAATGCCAAGCTATGTAGAAACCGGACTTAATTTTGTTCATGTTCGCGATGTCGCTGTTGGGCATTTACTCGCTTTCCAAAAAGGCAAAACCGGAGAGCGTTACATTTTGGGCAATCAGAACTTGAGCTTGAAACAACTTTTGGATGAATTGAGTCAAATTACTGGACTGAGTGCGCCTGCTCGATCGGTTCCGATGTGGTTGCCGTTGAGTGTGGCATGGATCGATGAGCAGATTCTAACAAAATTCGGTAAAACGCCCTCGATCCCGGTCGATGGGGTGAGAATGTCAAAACAACCGATGTACTACAATCCGAGAAAAGCGATCGACGAATTGGGACTGCCTCAAACGCCAATTCGCATCGCTTTGAAAGATGCCGTAAACTGGTTTCAGGAAAATTTATCCATCAAAACAAAGTGA
- a CDS encoding integral membrane sensor hybrid histidine kinase (similar to AA sequence:cyanobase_aa:Npun_F5479): MLPRSKNHWVNRVPLRAVLVVPFVLQIFAAVGLTGYLSLRNGQKAVNTIAQQVKEEATARVEQHLDTYLALPYQVNQLNLRAIDQGLLKLNDLDQAGRYFWNQSKTFDRFSYIAFYLADGRSAGAGAWLKGYDVLLTYNFTGLSDITYSADAQGNRAQKVMETEIQTITQDWYQKAAKAGKPIWKMSIVEEYDNYISLSNFAPIYDKNRKLLGIVGVDLVLSDIATFLQNIRVSASGQVFILERNGQFVASSDDKPITFRNKDQTERYSIANSPDPVKRSIAKEIETQFKSLDSIRSTQHFDLMLNGERQYVQISPWRDQNGLDWLVVVTMPESDFMAQINANTRTTIFLCLGALGIATILGIYTSRWIARPILQLQQASEGIAAGELDRTVDVKGIRELQGLAGSFNQMAAQLKTSFTELEDRVAERTIELQQAKEIADSANQAKSEFLANMSHELRTPLNGILGYAQILGRSRTLPEKERHGVNVIYQCGSHLLTLINDVLDLSKIEARKLELSPQAIHFPSFLQGVVEICRIRAEQKNIEFRYEPDADLAIGIAADEKRLRQVLINLLGNAIKFTDKGSVTLRVENWAIEDKVRLRFTVADTGVGIAPEDADKLFQAFEQVGEQSRKTEGTGLGLAISQQIVQLMGGQIQVKSQLGVGSDFYFEVSVPLAEDWSQQQTSAIGNIIGYEGQPREILVVDDRWENRAVLLNLLEPLGFRVTEAEHGKAALEQLSEQRPDLVITDLAMPVMDGFTLLQQIRETEELRSLTVIVSSASVAQLDQQMSLDAGGNDFLSKPVQVAELFRLLEKHLNLTWRYEDTDSEAEIEPVELIPPSIEVLKAWLELAQAGRLKKLISIAEQFGQQDDRYQPFVQQAIQLAKQFQTEQLEQFIQHYIA, translated from the coding sequence ATGCTGCCACGATCGAAAAATCACTGGGTCAACCGCGTTCCTCTAAGAGCCGTTTTGGTTGTGCCATTTGTTCTACAGATCTTTGCAGCAGTGGGATTGACCGGATATTTATCACTGCGAAATGGACAAAAAGCGGTCAATACGATCGCTCAACAAGTCAAAGAAGAAGCGACCGCACGAGTAGAGCAACACCTCGATACCTATCTGGCTTTGCCGTATCAAGTCAATCAACTGAATCTGAGAGCGATCGATCAAGGACTGCTTAAACTAAACGACCTCGATCAAGCTGGACGCTACTTTTGGAATCAATCAAAAACTTTTGATCGGTTTAGTTACATTGCTTTTTATCTTGCAGATGGCAGAAGTGCTGGAGCCGGGGCTTGGTTGAAAGGTTACGACGTATTGCTCACCTATAATTTCACTGGGTTGAGCGATATCACTTACAGCGCAGATGCTCAGGGAAATCGCGCTCAGAAAGTAATGGAAACCGAAATTCAAACAATTACACAAGACTGGTATCAGAAGGCAGCAAAAGCAGGCAAACCCATCTGGAAGATGAGTATCGTAGAAGAATACGACAATTACATTTCGCTGTCTAATTTTGCTCCAATCTACGATAAGAACCGAAAGCTACTCGGTATCGTTGGCGTTGATCTTGTACTATCAGACATTGCAACTTTCTTGCAAAACATTCGAGTCAGTGCATCGGGTCAGGTCTTCATTTTGGAGCGAAATGGTCAATTCGTTGCGAGTTCTGACGACAAGCCGATTACATTTAGGAATAAAGATCAGACTGAGCGCTACAGCATTGCTAACAGTCCTGATCCGGTTAAGCGCTCGATCGCCAAAGAGATCGAAACCCAGTTCAAATCTCTCGACTCGATTCGATCGACTCAACACTTCGATCTGATGCTAAATGGTGAGCGTCAGTATGTGCAGATTTCGCCTTGGCGCGATCAGAATGGTTTGGATTGGCTCGTCGTCGTGACCATGCCCGAATCCGACTTTATGGCGCAAATCAATGCCAATACTCGCACCACGATCTTCTTATGTTTGGGAGCACTGGGAATTGCGACGATTTTGGGTATCTATACGTCTCGTTGGATTGCACGTCCGATTCTGCAACTTCAACAAGCGAGTGAAGGCATTGCCGCAGGGGAACTCGATCGTACTGTTGATGTGAAGGGCATTCGAGAACTTCAAGGATTAGCCGGATCGTTTAATCAGATGGCAGCACAGTTGAAAACCTCGTTTACAGAGCTTGAAGATCGCGTTGCAGAACGCACGATCGAGCTACAGCAAGCTAAAGAAATCGCGGACAGTGCCAACCAAGCCAAGAGCGAATTCCTCGCAAACATGAGTCACGAACTCCGAACACCGCTGAATGGAATTCTCGGTTATGCACAGATTTTAGGTCGATCGAGAACTTTACCTGAAAAGGAACGGCATGGAGTCAACGTGATTTACCAATGTGGATCGCACTTGCTGACATTGATTAATGATGTGCTTGATCTCTCGAAAATTGAAGCCCGTAAGCTAGAACTATCTCCGCAAGCGATTCATTTTCCTTCCTTCTTGCAAGGTGTAGTCGAAATTTGTCGCATTCGAGCCGAGCAGAAAAACATTGAATTTCGCTATGAACCGGATGCCGATTTAGCGATCGGGATTGCAGCCGATGAAAAACGATTGCGGCAAGTGTTGATTAATCTATTAGGCAATGCGATTAAGTTTACCGATAAAGGAAGCGTTACACTGCGAGTCGAGAATTGGGCGATCGAGGACAAGGTTCGACTCCGATTTACAGTCGCAGATACCGGAGTCGGAATTGCTCCAGAAGATGCTGACAAACTGTTTCAGGCATTCGAGCAAGTCGGAGAACAAAGCCGCAAAACTGAAGGAACAGGACTGGGATTGGCAATCAGTCAACAGATTGTGCAGTTGATGGGCGGACAGATTCAAGTCAAGAGCCAGCTTGGAGTCGGAAGCGATTTCTACTTTGAGGTGAGCGTTCCTTTGGCAGAAGATTGGAGCCAGCAGCAGACTTCAGCGATCGGGAATATTATCGGCTACGAAGGACAACCGCGAGAAATCTTAGTGGTAGACGATCGTTGGGAAAATCGTGCTGTCTTGCTCAATCTGCTCGAACCTTTAGGATTTAGAGTCACCGAGGCTGAACATGGAAAAGCGGCATTAGAGCAACTTTCTGAACAGCGTCCGGATCTGGTGATTACCGATCTAGCAATGCCGGTGATGGACGGCTTCACATTGTTGCAGCAAATTCGAGAAACTGAAGAACTACGATCGCTGACTGTCATTGTTTCTTCTGCTTCGGTTGCCCAATTGGATCAGCAAATGAGTTTGGATGCAGGCGGCAATGATTTCTTATCAAAACCTGTTCAAGTTGCAGAGTTATTCAGGCTGTTGGAAAAGCATCTCAATCTTACTTGGCGCTATGAGGACACCGATTCAGAAGCTGAGATCGAGCCTGTTGAACTCATTCCACCATCCATTGAAGTGCTGAAAGCATGGTTAGAACTTGCTCAAGCAGGACGATTAAAGAAACTGATCAGCATCGCAGAACAATTTGGGCAACAAGACGATCGCTATCAGCCCTTTGTCCAACAAGCGATCCAGCTTGCCAAGCAGTTCCAAACCGAACAACTCGAACAATTCATCCAACACTACATTGCTTAA